TTgacttcataattttatttgattattattccATTTTGTAGGGGAATCAAGAAATAACCGAAATATTGAAGATCATGTAGATTAATGGACCAAGATTCACCAAGAACAAGTCAAGACCCATAAAGATTCCTCAAGATTGTCAAGATCAATCAAGAGGATCCAAGAAGTCAGGGATGGACCTAGGATTCGGTGGTGGTGGAGtgggcttaaaaaaatattttcgaaATTTAAGCCATGGTCAAAGTCAAGGCATGAATTCGACCGAAGTATCCAACCGGTGATCCGACCCAAGATCCAACCAAAAAGAAGGTGTTGGAGTCTCCTAGAACCTTCTAGCGGTGTTGGAGTCTCCTAGAACCTTCTAGCGGTGAGCCATAAAGAAAAGGAGggaataaatatttagttttgaaattcaaatgttaaGTTTATGAACTGTAAACCAAATTGCACCAAGTCTTGACATTAAAACCATGAGATGTTTTAATTCTATTGTCCAAAATATGTGACATGGTAAAGGGAAACCACTAGTTTGGAATTAACAACACATTACTCCcaatttaaatcaaaaaatCTCATTACTTTTGAGTTCCTTAGGTAGGTTGTTAGCTTCCCCATTACTTGATAGGTTAGTTTTAAATGGGATTTTGGGCTTTAGGGCTTCCATAACTCTTCCTATAAAACCAAAACCGAAATCATAACTCAAGGATCCGAAATTTGCATATACATGCCCCTATGCTTCCCCATTTGCCCTCATTCTCCAAACCTAAGCAAGAACACATATCTAGTGTGGTGGGTCAAAAGCTTATTGTTTATGATATTTTCGGTTTCCCCTTTTAGATCAAGAGCATCCCAATCATGTAATTAAGCTCCTTGATCCCTCTTTTACTTCATtgtcttttcctttttcttaatttaaaaaaatatgatgctTTATCTTTTCTATTTCCATCGATTACATGATTTATCTTCtactttgatttaattttatgcacCTAATCATGTGACATATGTGATTTAACTTTTACTTTATAAACgccttaaattaaaattgaaccgTTACTTtgggttaaaaaaaatagtttcgACAAAAGTTATAGgaatattatgtttgattttataaaccaaatctaataatactttacataaactttaaatagtcaattaaatgataaataggGGATTTGAGATGATAGATCAATTCAATTACTAGAAGCGGAACCTACATTTAGCTTCCATTGTTCTTGGGATGAATTTTGGTTGATGGATCTTCCAATCTAGCACAGACCTTAACTTCACTTTGGGATTTCTCACTTTTTGAATCCTCTCTGTCGATGGGGAGACAAGAGAGATGTCTTACCTACTGAATGTCGTAACCCTACTAATACCAGTCCAATGGGTCTGTTCCAGTGTAGCGCTATGTATAGATTGGGGACCATACTCGTCTTTTTTTTAGATTTCGGTTATTTATAAATGAGCCCCtcatagatatttaaataaccctttGGTCTCTACGCATTTATTCCATAACCCTCCTTAATACCGTGTATTTGATAACTatagtttaggtttattacatAATAGCCCAACACCATAAATATTGCATTAAAGACtcaataattattgaattaattataaattaatccaaCAATCTCTCATTGGGGCCGAATATACAAATCCACAATAGTGTAACCTTATTGCTAGCTTGAATGGTTATTATAAACTTTAGGGTATCCCTTACAATCTGGttcattaactatattaataaaGGATCGTAGGCGTGGCTTTCGTTAGCATCATCATCGTAACTAAACCTTCCATGGTCACATTACCAACATAGCTAAATGACATAGATCAATTATGGATGCATAGCATGAAAATACATGAATGTGATCACCACGTGTTTATTTTCAACTGGTCCTCCTtaagagaaaattttaaaatttaattgagagaataaaatgaatattttaaaatggataAATCTGATCAGTAAAATATCCAAGACTTTATTGACTGAAACacgtaaaatcataaaataaatacaaaactCCCCCCTTGACAACCTGATAATTGTATTACATTTTCAgcctataataataaaatattttataatatgtgAAATATAAGCCTcactttgaaaaataaaaataaataaataaataaatgaagtaGAAGGAAATGTCTGTAAGCCTTTATATATGACCCGCTTTCCAACCGATTACCGACCCCCACTCCCGTTTTCATTAAATCACGAGCGAACCGACCGACCGACCGACCGACCCGCGCGAAAGTGTTTGGTTGGCGCGATtcaaaagaagaaaagagaGTCCTTGgaaatcttcatcatcatcatcatcatcatcatcgtcgattcaaaagaagaaaagaaagtcCTTGGAAATCTTCATCTTCGATTCCCGAAGAGAGATGTACGAAGGAAGGAAGCACCGGCCGGTTGAATCATTCATTCGACACAGTGGCCACATTTTGTTCATATACTTGAAGAATTCTGACATATACTCCGATGAATTCAAATCGAGGTTCAAGCTCACGACAGAGCTCAACGTTGTCTTCTTCTCTAATGATTCTGACATATCTCAGGTCTATTTTCAATGTCTATTGCTTTTATTATTAGACTGTGCTCTGTCTTTCTCTCTctgtgataataaaaaaaaaaaaaaaagcttctGTTATTTCGGAGAGTAGCTAGCTAGGTTGTATATTCTAACACagagtaacaattttttttgaatcaTCAAATTAACgaatgttttgtttttcaatttggTGAGTGAACGAATGCTAAACAATAAATTTGCTCATTCTTGGCTTTTGTTCTTTAACTCTAGTGTAGAAtagttttagtttaaatattgcTCCAGAAGAAAAAAGGAGTCACTAGGGTTTTACCATTACCATTGAACAATGTAATTTCCCTACACATACATACATGGAAGCAAACTAGCTAGTTGCATTGAATCACTTGAGAAGCAGCAGGAAATCATTGACCATACATAGACTTCCAGAAAAATAAGGTAAGTTAATTGCATCTAATAATGTACTACTTGTCCATAGCTGTTACATGTCTCCactgttttctttttctttttctttttttgagtaaaataacatgtttttctCAACACAATTATAATTTTCAGACTACAAGAGATGCTGAAATCTGAAAATCACGAGAACAAGGACGAGTGCCACCAACTGTAGAATGTGAATTGACTGATGACTGACTGACTGACTATGCATGGGTCAGTAAATGTATGTATTGTACTGCACATGACAAATGATTGATATCCAGGATCATATGGTGTTAGAAGGGAGAGATGAAACAATTCCTTACACATTTTCATTTAGAGGTTAAACCAGtgattaattagataaattGATGTTAGTCCATTTATTTGACTTACTTAAAAGCTTTATTTGGAGGTGTAAGAAAACATTATACAGATAATAAGAACAAGGTGTCCCTGTCACAGGAGACATCCATGTCATAATTGTTGGTTTGGAAagttctttctctcttcttttgtttatttttgtattaaataggCTGACATTGTGACATCTACTCTAAAAGACTTGTTGTATTGTTAGCTAACTGATGAGAGACGTGGTACTGCCGGTTATGTTGATATTACAAGGTGATCCTGGACTTGGAAAGAGTCTATTATTACAAGCAGCTGCGTCTCTATTTCTCCACGTCGTATTTATGTGTGTGGTAATGCCACAACAAATGCTGGTCTTACCGTGGCTTCTGTGAAGGATGCTTTGACAAGTGATTATGCTCTTGAAAGCAATGGAGCAACAACGTGTTTCCGTTGCCAAAGCTGGCTGGACTTGTAGTAGCAAGCTTATCAGCACCAACTTCTGTCTTGGCAGCGGCAAAGCCTGTTGGTGGCCACTACAAGTACTGTAACAAATTCTTACTTGTAACTTTCTTCTGATATCATTATAATTCTCATATTTTCCTACCCTTTCAATCTAAAGAACCTTCTTTAATTTCCATTGATACGTTACCGGCGCCTTCTTCTAACTCCTCCTGGGAAATTAATTTCAGCCGCACAAAAACTTTCAacgaaaatttgaaaatgagtGCTGCTTTACTATCGCTATTCGATTTGGTTTTCATATTGCTTGCTTCATAAGCCTGATGAGCTGCTGGACAAGAGGGTCTCGGAGCACATCATGTCAGTAAGTCATCCTGCCTTCCCAACTATCGTTGATCCGTTATTAATCTTTTGAAACTAGCCGTATTTTGATTTGTACAAGTAACTGCATGTCTTCCATGCTTAATCTCCAAGTCTTAAATAAGATAGAATTATCTGGCTGAATTGTTCAAGTAGTCTGATCAGTAATAATACAAAAGTTAGAAATGTCAATAAATCTGAATCAACCATGAAAGCAGAATCTCTTGTCAAGTATGCTGGTGAATTTTCTGTTTGGCCTCATAATATAATCTCCACCAAATATTTTGCCTGTTAAAATTACAGAGTGGTAATTATACTAGAATTTTACTATTTGCAGCTTCATGCTGGAAGTGGAGAGAATTCACCTGCTGCTAAGAAGTTGAAGGGTGAATATTGATATCTTActgtattttttttgtcaatcaAATTACTTTAATAAGACTAGGAGAAGTGTTCATATCTACCAATGCAGGAAACCAGAACGCTAGAGATATAGTTCTGAGCGTAAAAAGTGGTTCGCTAGATATAATCCAATGCCTTTTTATGGTTTGGGttatttgtgtttaatttcATATAACCCACTATCTAAGAAACATGATTAATTACTTTTGCAGGAAGTTGTTGAAATAATGAAAGAATcattatatgataaaaatgtCGGAGTGGAGGGATGAGCCAACAGAAGGAAGCAAAACGATTCCTTAGTTCCTTGAATAGGCAGTCCGAGTTACAGCAAAAAGATAGGATTGGTTTGAGAGTGTCGGATATCGACACGTTTGTTGATAACTTAAACAGTATCTTCTGAAGAAAGGGCCAAGGACATATCAGGTTCATTAGTCTAgctatatataatggtttcttCTTCGTTATATAATagtaatgttaattttataaatataataaagttttaaatcaTGATCTAGTAGATGCATGCATCCCTGGAGATGTTGCGACTGTAACTGGTATTATAAGAGTGATCAATAATTACATGGACATAGGAGGAGGTAAGATGGAATGTTTCTTGTTCTGTATCTTTGTATTTATAATGTTGCTATAACATGGTTGAACTCAGGATCTTGTCTAAATTTactatttaacaaaaaaaattgattctCAACAATGAAGTGATAGATCGGATTAATGAAGTTTCATTTTTCTTGCATTATGTTTATGTTGGATCCATCATATATATGTtgtttgttatttgtttttttgacaTGGACAAATGTCACATGGTTTCAGTTTAGTTGAATGTTTAGTGACATCCACATTAATCGAGActgttacaaaaaaaaaagaacattatAATTCTATACTCGATGGAATCTTGCCTACCTTTTTGCTTTGTTGCATTTTTCTCTGAAAGTGATTGCCATACAAACTGCGACTCATCAAGTTCCCACTTTATTTCTGGGCTAATCTGGATTTGTAAGAATCTTTAAATGATTGTTCAACATTTCAGGAAAATCGAAAGGCAAAAATCAAGCATTATACTACTTGTATCTGGAAGTTGTTTCGATTAAAAATTCTAAGTCACAATCGCAACCTGAGGATTTAGAAGATAATCCCTCTAATGCTAGAGCGTCGCAATTGCTTGATTTGTTCACATTTTCACCAAGAGACTTGGAGTTCATTGCAAAGTTCTCAGATGAGTTTGGTCCAGATGTATTTCGTCAAATAGTTCAATCAATTTGCCCCTCTATCTATGGACACGAGCTTGTTAAAGGTATAGGAATTCACACTCTAAACTGGTATATCATTTATCATGTTTATTATGTAACATTTGTAAATCAATTATCTGCCTCAAACCCTTTTCTGATGACTGACTACGCATGGGTCAGTAAATGACTGTATTGTACTGCACATGACACATGATTGATATCCAGGATCATATGTTGTTAGAAGGGAGATGAAACAATTCCTTACACATTTTCATTTAGAGGTTAAATCAATGATTAGATAAATTGATGTTAGTCCATTTATTTGGCAGCGGGAATTACTTTAGCTTTATTTGGAGGTGTAAGAAAACATTATACAGATAAGAACAAGGTCCCTGTCAGAGGAGACATCCATGTCATAATTGTTGGTATGGAAAATTATTTCTGtgttcttttgatttttttcggTATTAAATAGGCTGACATTGACATTACAATAAAAGACTTGTTGTATTGTTAACTAATTGATGAGACGTGGTACTGGTCATTTGAAATTACAAGGTGATCCTGGACTTGGAAAGAGTCAATTATTACAAGCAGCAGCGTCTATTTCTCCACGTGGTATTTATGTGTGTGGTAATGCTACAACAAATGCTGGTCTTACTGTGGCTGTTGTGAAGGATGCTTTGACAAGTGATTATGCTTTTGAGGCCGGTAAATGTCTCCATCTCATCCATGTTTTTGATAATTATGCAGGATATTAGTAACTAAAGCCTCTCTAGGCAAATTGATCAGAAACTTTgtatttcagattttttttttcattttctgtTACTGCAGTTGGTTAAAGGATTATTTTGCTTGAACGGGCCTTTTAATGAACATGTGTAGTGAAAGTTTAATCCTATATTAGCTTATAGGATCCTTGAGTATCTCGATGACTTGATGATGTGACAAAATAAGATAATTTCCATTTTGGACTGTCCTTGAGCTTAGACATTAATTACCTTGATTTTCATATATGAAGTTGGAAAGACATTGAATAACACAAACACATTGTTCTTTCCTAGTTAACATATTAAACTGAAAGCAATATTTTACAATAGGAGATTTTGTTTAACTCTGCATGTACTTTGAACAGGTGCCATGGTACTTGCTGACAGTGGACTCTGTTGCATTGATGAGTTTGACAAAATGTCAGCAGAACATCAGGTTTTGCCTTGTGTGGAAACCCATTGCTTTCTCATCGATAATTGATATTTGATATGGCATCTAATTGTATTGGCTCAGGCCCTTTTGGAAGCAATGGAGCAACAATGTGTTTCTGTTGCCAAAGCTGGACTTGTAGCAAGCTTATCAGCACGAACTTCTGTCTTGGCAGCGGCAAATCCTGTTGGGGGCCACTACAAGTACTGTAACAAATTCTTACTTCTAACATTTATCTGTTTTCTTCTGATATCATATAATTCTCATATTTTGCTACCCTTTCAATCTAATGAACCTTCTTTAATTTCCATTGATATGTTACTTGTGCCTTCTTCTAACTCCTGGGAAATTAATTTCAGTCGCACAAAAACTGTCAacgaaaatttgaaaatgagtGCTGCTTTATTATCGCGATTCGATTTGGTTTTCATATTGCTTGATAAGCCTGATGAGTTGCTGGACAAGAGGGTCTCGGAGCACATCATGTCAGTAAGTCATCCTGCCTGCCCAACTATTGTTGATCCATTATTAATCTGTTGAAACTACCCGTATTTTGATTCGTATAAGTAACTATATGTCTTTCATTCTTAAGCTCTAAGTTTTGAAATAAGATAGAAGTATCTGACTGAATTGTGCACGTGGTCTGATCAGTAATAATACAAAAGTTAGAAATGTTAATGAATCTCAATAAACCATGAAAGCAGAATCTCTTGTTGATTCAGTAGGTTGGTGATTTTTTTGTTTGGCCTCATAATAAAATTCCACCAAATATTTTGCCTGTTAAAATTACAGAGTGGTAATTATACTAGAATTTTACTATTTGCAGCTTCATGCTGGAAGTGGAGAGTACTCACCTGCTGCTAAGAAGTTGAAGGGTGAATATtgatagtaattttatttttccatcAAATTACTTTAATAAGACTAGGAGTGTTCATATCTACCAATGCAGGAAACCAGAACGCTAGTGATATAGTTCTGAGCATAAAAAGTGGTTCTCTAGTATCAAGGCTGAGACTTGACCCTCGGAAGGATCACAACTTTGTTCCTTTACCTGGCCCTCTTATTCGGAAGTATATTGCTTATGCTAGAACTTATGTCTTCCCTAGGTAATAAATACTAGTTTCTCTATGCTAAgaagtaattatttttaagatggttagttaaatatagtttttgttgaatcagAATGTCAAAACCAGCTGCAGAAATCCTACAGAGGTTCTACTTACAATTGAGAGACCACAGTACATCTGCTGATAGCACGCCTATAACTGCAAGACAGTTGGAAAGTTTGGTAAGACTTGCACAAGCTCGAGCCCGATTAGAATTAAGAGAGGAAATTACAGCTCAGGATGCACAAGTAAGCCAGTTTCATGGTGTTGTATCATaccttaggccttgtttgatgaagagttatatttggatttaatccaatGCCTTTTCTGGTTTGGGTTATTTGTGTCTAAGAAACATGATTAATTACTTTTGCAGGAAGTTGTTGAAATAATGAAAGAATCATTGTATGATAAATATGTTGATGAACACGGGTTTGTTGATTTTGGTCGGAGTGGAGGGATGAGCCAACAGAAGGAAGCAAAACGATTCCTTAGTGCCTTGAATAAACAGTCCGAGTTACAACAAAAAGATTGCTTCTCAATATCAGTAATATTAATACAAACACTTGTTCATGATTACTATTAttctacttttatttatttttgtgctCGATATTTCAGGAGATATATAGTCTGGCAGATAGGATTGGTTTAAGAGTGTCGGATATTGACACGTTTGTTGATAACTTAAACAGCGTTGGTTATCTTCTGAAGAAAGGGCTAAGGACATATCAGGTTCATTAGTCTAgctatatataatgtttttttcttcttcgttATAATCTTACACTTCTTATAGTCTCAGCTTATTATTGGTTCAGGTGTTATCATCGTCTTATTCGCGAACTTAACTGTCTGTCTCTTGCCGGTTGTAATTGGGAGTCCCTTCTGCTTAAGCACGAGGCTTCATATTGGTTTTGGCAGAAGGTAACATTCTCGGCTCTACCAAATACTAATATTCTCAATGGTTCTTGTTTATTCAGTTAAGCTCAAACTGTGGGACCTAAAATCTAGTTGAAAATTTTGTACACAAGTTAAAATTGAATGAGATACTAACATAAAGgctattaaacatttttttagtgtattttattttctttaaataaattgagaACATGATAAGGGTATTCTCAAAAAAATCTGATTTGATTTAgtaagttttaattgatttatttcttATGAGAATTGTAACACATATTTTTGGGAACATAATCCTTTCGGTCATGCCGAGAAACTAAGACCCGACGTGTCGAAATTGCACTTGGACCCCTTGGTTTAAGAATGTCAAATGGATCTGTGAGCCGAGAGACAGACTAAAAGTGAGCTTATCTCTAAGATCATCATCCAAGTccggttttatttttttttagatattttattttaaagttgccATCAAGTTTGCTGgcttgaaaataaaattaagaggctaaagttttaattttataatcttttgAGTTTTAGAACTCAAGATATAGCCTTTAAATTATCTTGGACCCGTAGGTGGCCTCCCGCTGCGGTGGCAGTTAATGGTAGAATGTTCGCCAACGAACTTAACTTAAGGACATCAAAGTGGCGACAGTTTCGACTCCGGTTTGTCTTAGAAGTCTTTTAGGATGTATGGGGACTTCAATGGAAGAAGATAATACAATTATTCTTATCCAAAACTCAAGAACAAGGATAAACATAGTTTTCGTCATTTTTGGCCAGAAAACTCAAAATTAGGTAAGTTCTTGGTTTGGCTTGATCTAACCTATCAAGTTCTATCATAATCTAGCAGCTAGGGTGTACCAATCAATAATATGCGACAATAATCAACAATCTAAACAAGAATTGATGGAAAACCTTGAATTGAACTCAAAACAAACAATTATCCAAAGTTAAATTGTCAGATGATAATACAACGCCTCTAGGGTTTCAAGACCATACAAATATTACCTAAAGGTCTAGAATAAGATGATTGAATACAGAGAAGTGGGAAGAACAAGTTCTTGGAACGGAGTTCCTTTGCCGGAAAATGGAAATATCTTCCCTCGATTGATCGGAGCACTTAGGGGCGGTTACAAGCTTTCTCCTCCTTGCAGTTGTATAGTCGGTCGACCTTCTTCAATTTAGAACCAAAATGCACAATTTATATTGATTGTGGAGGGTGAATTTAGCATTTGAAGTTTAAATgggtttttcattttttttaggaattgGGCACGTTGGAAAGGTATGACCAAGACCCACAACTTTCAATTTTaccaaaattcaaataaaccaacaCAGCTCTTGTCATTTGAAGATGAACGTTTTTGGCTTAAactaaacttttttaatttcGACTGAATGAACATAAACTTGTTTATGTTCTCCTGTTCGACTCAGGACGTGTTAGAAGCTCTGGTTTGTACCATTGGAAAGATATTTTCAAGGGCTGCAACTTTGGAAGCAATCTCTAGTTGAACACAAGCCGTCAGTTTTGGCGACACCTCTGTACGGGCGGGCGGGCGACCTCACGTGGACTGTAGGTCAGTCAAACTGGTGCAACATTCAACCCAAAGTCTAGAATTTtcaaaccaaaacaagaacactttCAAGACTCTGAAGAATCTGGTGGCTCTCCCTCCGTGGTGGTGGTGGCTCCGTTCTCTGGTCGGATGGGTGATGTGGCTTGTGGCAGGATTCCCGGTTTTGACGccaaatattgaattttttttaaaaaaaaatcaatcttcggagcgtttttatgaaaaataaaaaataattatattacagtcaatttttattatcttcaaTAATCCTAACATTGCGAACGTGTTAGTTTTTACAAATTTTGCACTTTACGAAAAACATtgcttaatttaaaaagaatgaCTCAAGAAGTAATAATactcatttataattatttcagaaataattttgttctttgagcaaaaaaaaaaaaaaaaaaaaaaaattaaattaataaaaaatactctTAAACCCAAATAAGTTTATCTATTTAACCTCTAGAAACAATACtcaaaactaaatatatatatatatattattattattattattatttcagcTATCATGCATCTATGAATGTaccttttattatattttgatgacCATTTTATACAATCacatataatatcttttaaactTGAGAGAAATTAATACTTGTAGTAGGTCTGGacaagtttaatttataattattttacaattttaaacaaTCTGATTAGAAGTTAATAACttgttattatataatatataacatttagaCATGTAAAAGTAAATTCTTACATTTAATTCATCccaaaataaaaccaaataacCCATATCAATTAAAgacttattttctctctttttttttttttttcctctatCGACAgttcttcaaaattttactAGTATTTGTGAACTAATAACTTAAGTATTAATTGGGTGCCTTACTAATTaagaatacaaataaattaaatcaacaaTACATTTTATAAGGAgcatattttcaaaatcaataattttgtgtttttattctCTACAAAAACATTAGGAAACCCCAGATTCTTTCATTTCCATGTAAAGATCAAAGTGAAAAATCAGTTTAATTggaaaatcaatcaaataaagaaaaagagacAAAACATGAACATCAAGCTAACTGTACATACTAGCTctaaagcaaaaaaaaaaaaaaaaagaaaaaaaaaagaaatagttCTGTTTTATATACATACAGTtgataatgttttaaaatattaaatgaaatttttgGATACCGGTTAAATACAAACTTTTAGTTAAACATATAATGACTCACAATAAATTGTATTTAGTTATTGACAATTACAACACTAGCTAgggttattaattaattattattattatttttaaactagcTAGTTTACTCTCTAATTATTAAGTTAGAACCTCCCTTTAATTCATAACTTGACTtgtaattaaaaagaaaaaatcatagGCTTTTcatggtttggtttggttgaaATCTTACAATTAATTGgatcattttattttctcaaaaacatatataattaaatattaacatttaccttatttactttaaattagaatatatacTCTCTTTCAAAAGAACTCCAAGTAATATTTTGTGACAAACACACCTAATTCTATATTTGTTATCTAACTTGTTTCATAGGAAATACATATGttgtttaaaaaatagtaatgcTAACTCACACATATATGTTAAGGGGGCTATTATTCAATCAAGTGAGAGGaacaaaaatgaagatttttattttcacggtgttgttgttgttggttgTAGCCTCCTCTGCCCAAACCGATTTCATCGCAAATAGGATGTTTGTAATGGA
This is a stretch of genomic DNA from Impatiens glandulifera chromosome 4, dImpGla2.1, whole genome shotgun sequence. It encodes these proteins:
- the LOC124934051 gene encoding probable DNA helicase MCM8; the protein is MDIGGGKSKGKNQALYYLYLEVVSIKNSKSQSQPEDLEDNPSNARASQLLDLFTFSPRDLEFIAKFSDEFGPDVFRQIVQSICPSIYGHELVKAGITLALFGGVRKHYTDKNKVPVRGDIHVIIVGDPGLGKSQLLQAAASISPRGIYVCGNATTNAGLTVAVVKDALTSDYAFEAGAMVLADSGLCCIDEFDKMSAEHQALLEAMEQQCVSVAKAGLVASLSARTSVLAAANPVGGHYNRTKTVNENLKMSAALLSRFDLVFILLDKPDELLDKRVSEHIMSLHAGSGEYSPAAKKLKGNQNASDIVLSIKSGSLVSRLRLDPRKDHNFVPLPGPLIRKYIAYARTYVFPRMSKPAAEILQRFYLQLRDHSTSADSTPITARQLESLVRLAQARARLELREEITAQDAQEVVEIMKESLYDKYVDEHGFVDFGRSGGMSQQKEAKRFLSALNKQSELQQKDCFSISEIYSLADRIGLRVSDIDTFVDNLNSVGYLLKKGLRTYQVLSSSYSRT